The window CCGATAATGGTGTTAGGATAAAAACGTGGTCACCCTCTTCATATAGTTTGGCTTCTGGCttagtttttgaaaatattattatgaaaaataccaaaaatccAGTTGTTATTGATCAGTATTACTGCCCCTCACCACATTGCTATTTGCAGGTACCCTAAATTatatttcctcttctttttttttttaaaaaaagaaatcaattgtgtatttgattatttatttgtgtgtatatatagggGCATTCAAGCTCAGCTGTCCAAATACAAGATGTTACATTCAAGAATATATTTGGGGTGTCAAGCACACAAGTGGCGGTGAATTTGCAATGCAGCAAGGCTATGCCGTGCAAGAATGTGAAGCTCATCAACATCGACCTTGCCTATGACGGCCCAGGGAGACGGGCCACATCCCTTTGTTCGAATGTCATTGGCTCCTCTTCTGGCAAGCTCGTGCCTGGGGGATGTATATAGCTTTTTAGTCACTAGAATTTTGCTGATGTATTTATTTGCAGTTTGTTGTTTactttataaaaatgagtCTTTGAATTAGCACTCACATTTCTCTCTTTAACACAGtatatattttccaattataATGTAGTAACTGAACATCACCGCAAAATGTAATCTATGCATTAAGGAAAGACCTTGCTCACATATCAGTCAAGGAGAACAAAATTCTCACCATTAACAAATATCTCTGCAGCTTTAGAAGATGTTTTGGAGTTCTTTCTCACTTGAGCATGAGATTCAGCTTCCTTCTGAAACATCTTCACCAATTCTTGAAGCTCCAGCTTCCTCACCTCCACCTTCTCTTCAGTCAACGGCCGTTTCAGTCCCAGATAGATCAGCCCGATTCCTATGAGCACCGCTCCTAACAAGACGAGGCCACCAGAGAACACGGCAAATGCATAAGGGGCACCCCCAGATCCTGGAATTCCATCCACATTTATTCCAAACAGCCCGGTGATGATGCTGAGAACTAGGCCGCAGCCTCCGAAAACTCCTAGGTTATGCTGCACGTGGAGGCTCTGATCCTGAAAAGTTACCATAACATGTGATGCGCATTGCAATAGCTTGTTTTATCATGAGGTGTAAACTTAATTATGTATCTCAAGGCTGAAATATTGAGTTCAAAGGCTAGAACCTGCAAACATGCACGAACAGTGCTCTGCATGACATCTTGTATTGTAAACAAACGTCCTCGGACTGCTTCTTGTTCCTGAATCATTTGCCTTGTGCTTTTTTTCATGCCCTCAAGCATAGTTCTTGCAGCATTGCCACGCACGTGTTGGAGAAGCTCGAACAGTATCTCCTCTCTCGCGTGTAAAGACCATTTTACTCTGATTACCTGTTGAGGTTATTTGGTCATCTcttttgacaaaatatttttgtcaagGTAGTAAAACAGGGCTTTTCATGTTCCCTGCAGCATACCTGTGTTGAAAGTCTTCGAATTTCTTGGTTTAGAATTATGCTGAACATATGCATGTCTTCATAAGTTCTCCTGTTAAAAATTGACAGTGTTTCTTCTttaccaaaagtagtactTTCCAAGTAAAAGCAAAAGCTTGCTACACTATCAAATAAAGATATTACCTATTCATGAACTTCAATTCAATCTCATCAGCGGCTCCAAAAATGTATTTGCGAAACAATCTAGAAAGATCAACACATATTGCAATCATCAAAGCGAAATATGTAACAAATTAACCTCTACCCATACATACGATTGAGGCATAAGAGAAGTTCATGTGATGCTGAAACTATAAAAAGTAAAGCTGGCATTATTTAGCAACAGGGAGAAGACATTGACCTGTCATCCCAGCGAGCAAGGCGGCAAGCAAGTAGAGCTATAACTTCATGACTCGTTCGTGGTGTGTTGCTACCTCCAGCTGCAAGGAGTTCCTGATTTAACAATAGCATTTAACCATGGGATGATTCAGAGAAGGTTGAGTTTTAAGTTAAGCTGAGGCAGTGACAGACCTGAACTTCGGAAACACCCAACACGTTAATGTTTGAAGACGAGCCTTTGACATGCAATGCAGTCAGCAAGAAGTTCTGTGCTTGCCAAGATCGTATGACAACCGGGATGTCATCTTCTTCTGCATAAGGATCCCCAACTGACTGCCCTAACAGCTCAAACAGCAGCCCTCCGGCAACTCTGACAGGAACCTATTCATTGAGGTAAGTTTCCGGATCATTTAGTACTACATGAGAAACATAACAAATATGGAGATTAAAAGGATGTGTGATTGATCAGTGTGCAAGTAAGCCAATAATACCTCGTATAAGAGGTGCTTCATCCGTTCGCTTATCAGCTTGCTTTCGTCTCTCAATGCAGTGCTTATCGCAGGATGCAGCCACTGAGCGTTGCTCAACCATGAACTGATAAAAGGGCAGCCTGCATCCACATGGCACCACCATGTGGGGCCCACAGGACGCTCCCAGTAAGGAGCTGCAACATCTGCTACAGCCACATCATCCTCATCATCTAGCTCAACAGATTGGGACGCCCAAACAGCATCAACTTGCAATGTCTGAAGTAGCTGAGATATCCTTTTCCACCCGATTGGTATCCAGTAATTCCCAAAAGATCTCTCACGCGGATGAAAACAGCCTAAATGATGCTCGTGTCTTTGAGATTGCTCATCTAGAGCATCAACATCATAAGTGTCTGTATCTCCATACACACCATACTGTGACTTGTCGACAGCACTAGCTTGCGAAGACTCGACTTTCAAGCCAGTCCCTGAATGATGAGGTTTTCTATTACCTCGTATGAACTCAAAAGCACATATTAGTCCATCCGTCCACAACTCATTACCCAGCGAAACATCCCTACACGACTGCTGTTTGTGACTTTCTTGTTTCTTAGGATCATTGCTCATTGCTGCCACATTATGAAAAGTAAATGCAGAAAATAAAGCATCATAATTCATGAACTCAAACAGGAAGCAGCCATCATGATTAGAGAAGGTTACTTTGTGTATTTATCTTGAAAGTCTTTCAGAAAAAGAGAGCCAAATTCTCAGGCATTGAAGATGTGACTAGTTGAGCAATTAGGCAGACATTTACCCATAAACACGAACTTATCACAACTTACACTGTGACAGAGCATTTTTGAAGTCTACAGCAAGAGAGACCCTAATGATTCTCCTACACATCCCTCCTTTTCAACAGATATGAAACCAATCAACCAATTACAAGTGAGATTGCAACTATTAAATTAGCATATGCTACATCATAAGTGAATTGATTCCATCCATGCCTTAACTGAATTCGCCCATCAAAAGATTAAATTGTTCGATTCATAACATCGAGAAAtttaaactaactatgacgaACTCAATTATGATCCAAGATTCAAAAACATTAACACCACAATA is drawn from Salvia hispanica cultivar TCC Black 2014 chromosome 6, UniMelb_Shisp_WGS_1.0, whole genome shotgun sequence and contains these coding sequences:
- the LOC125196604 gene encoding uncharacterized protein LOC125196604 isoform X1, with amino-acid sequence MNYDALFSAFTFHNVAAMSNDPKKQESHKQQSCRDVSLGNELWTDGLICAFEFIRGNRKPHHSGTGLKVESSQASAVDKSQYGVYGDTDTYDVDALDEQSQRHEHHLGCFHPRERSFGNYWIPIGWKRISQLLQTLQVDAVWASQSVELDDEDDVAVADVAAPYWERPVGPTWWCHVDAGCPFISSWLSNAQWLHPAISTALRDESKLISERMKHLLYEVPVRVAGGLLFELLGQSVGDPYAEEDDIPVVIRSWQAQNFLLTALHVKGSSSNINVLGVSEVQELLAAGGSNTPRTSHEVIALLACRLARWDDRLFRKYIFGAADEIELKFMNRRTYEDMHMFSIILNQEIRRLSTQVIRVKWSLHAREEILFELLQHVRGNAARTMLEGMKKSTRQMIQEQEAVRGRLFTIQDVMQSTVRACLQDQSLHVQHNLGVFGGCGLVLSIITGLFGINVDGIPGSGGAPYAFAVFSGGLVLLGAVLIGIGLIYLGLKRPLTEEKVEVRKLELQELVKMFQKEAESHAQVRKNSKTSSKAAEIFVNGTSLPEEEPMTFEQRDVARLPGPS
- the LOC125196604 gene encoding uncharacterized protein LOC125196604 isoform X2, encoding MSNDPKKQESHKQQSCRDVSLGNELWTDGLICAFEFIRGNRKPHHSGTGLKVESSQASAVDKSQYGVYGDTDTYDVDALDEQSQRHEHHLGCFHPRERSFGNYWIPIGWKRISQLLQTLQVDAVWASQSVELDDEDDVAVADVAAPYWERPVGPTWWCHVDAGCPFISSWLSNAQWLHPAISTALRDESKLISERMKHLLYEVPVRVAGGLLFELLGQSVGDPYAEEDDIPVVIRSWQAQNFLLTALHVKGSSSNINVLGVSEVQELLAAGGSNTPRTSHEVIALLACRLARWDDRLFRKYIFGAADEIELKFMNRRTYEDMHMFSIILNQEIRRLSTQVIRVKWSLHAREEILFELLQHVRGNAARTMLEGMKKSTRQMIQEQEAVRGRLFTIQDVMQSTVRACLQDQSLHVQHNLGVFGGCGLVLSIITGLFGINVDGIPGSGGAPYAFAVFSGGLVLLGAVLIGIGLIYLGLKRPLTEEKVEVRKLELQELVKMFQKEAESHAQVRKNSKTSSKAAEIFVNGTSLPEEEPMTFEQRDVARLPGPS